The proteins below come from a single Polynucleobacter necessarius genomic window:
- a CDS encoding ATP synthase subunit I, which produces MIPKKNHFSDIDEWDKPEEEAFRDYSKEEIGALQQQNASKYRTLSPWEIILAQVLITFVSMVIWSIFGKPVGVSLYTQSALLGGLISVLPSALFLTGLELAKKSQRLNPGSYLAALVSGEFIKIATTLMLFVGIAYLVPGVLWVPLLVTYLLALKCVWLAWLWR; this is translated from the coding sequence TTGATTCCCAAAAAAAATCATTTTTCCGATATAGATGAATGGGATAAGCCCGAAGAAGAGGCGTTTCGGGATTACAGCAAAGAAGAAATTGGTGCGTTGCAACAACAAAATGCATCAAAATACCGCACCCTTTCACCGTGGGAAATTATTTTGGCCCAAGTGTTGATTACATTCGTCAGCATGGTGATTTGGTCAATTTTTGGGAAGCCGGTAGGGGTAAGCCTTTATACTCAGTCGGCCCTTTTAGGTGGTTTGATTAGCGTCTTGCCTTCGGCCCTGTTTCTAACAGGGCTTGAGCTGGCAAAAAAATCGCAAAGATTGAATCCAGGAAGTTATTTGGCTGCATTGGTTTCGGGCGAATTTATAAAAATTGCCACGACATTGATGCTGTTTGTGGGGATTGCATACCTTGTCCCCGGCGTGCTTTGGGTCCCGCTATTGGTGACCTACCTGCTTGCCCTGAAGTGTGTATGGCTGGCGTGGTTGTGGCGCTAA
- the atpG gene encoding F0F1 ATP synthase subunit gamma, which yields MAGTKEIRSKIKSVQNTRKITKAMEMVAASKMRRAQERMRNARPYAEKIREIVANLSKANPEYRPAYMATRDVKKVGTILVTTDKGLCGGLNTNVLRLIANQVRDLQAKNIDIEYTAIGSKGLQFLNCSKAKLISQTIQIGDTPHLDVLIGAITAQLEAFERGEIDAVYLAYTRFVNAMKQEPVLEKLLPLEPAALTPEDKSGPSWDYIYEPDAESILNGLLKRYVEAMIYQAVAENMASEQSARMVSMKAASDNAKNVIGELQLDYNKTRQAAITKELSEIVGGAAAV from the coding sequence ATGGCCGGCACAAAAGAGATACGATCAAAGATCAAGAGCGTGCAAAACACGCGCAAGATCACGAAGGCAATGGAAATGGTCGCCGCATCCAAGATGCGGCGCGCCCAGGAGCGCATGCGTAATGCGCGCCCATATGCTGAAAAAATTCGTGAAATTGTTGCCAATCTTTCTAAAGCAAATCCTGAGTATCGCCCTGCCTACATGGCGACCCGGGATGTTAAGAAAGTTGGCACGATCTTGGTAACAACAGACAAAGGTCTTTGCGGCGGTTTGAATACCAACGTACTGCGTTTGATTGCTAACCAAGTGCGCGATTTGCAGGCAAAAAATATTGATATTGAGTACACCGCTATCGGTTCAAAAGGGTTGCAATTTTTGAATTGTTCAAAAGCAAAACTCATTTCTCAAACGATTCAGATTGGCGATACGCCACATTTGGATGTTTTGATTGGAGCAATTACTGCCCAATTAGAAGCGTTTGAAAGAGGTGAGATCGATGCTGTGTATTTGGCATATACCCGCTTTGTAAATGCAATGAAACAAGAGCCTGTATTAGAAAAGCTTTTGCCTTTGGAGCCAGCAGCATTGACTCCTGAGGACAAATCAGGTCCATCTTGGGATTACATTTACGAGCCAGACGCCGAGTCCATTTTGAATGGATTGTTAAAGCGTTACGTTGAAGCAATGATTTATCAAGCAGTTGCCGAAAACATGGCTTCTGAGCAGTCTGCTCGCATGGTCTCAATGAAGGCCGCGTCAGATAACGCGAAGAACGTGATTGGCGAGCTGCAATTGGATTACAACAAAACACGACAAGCTGCTATTACCAAAGAGTTGTCTGAAATTGTTGGTGGAGCGGCTGCGGTTTAA
- a CDS encoding F0F1 ATP synthase subunit epsilon yields MSSIHVDVVSAEQSIFSGEAKFVALPGESGELGILRGHTSLITRIRPGSVRIEKANGDEEFVFVAGGYLEVQPDRVTVLADTAIRGHDLDEAKAIEAKKRAEEAMQNRGTDFDLALAQSEFAMAAAQLAAIARLRRKK; encoded by the coding sequence ATGTCAAGCATACATGTCGACGTAGTTAGTGCTGAGCAATCCATTTTCAGTGGAGAGGCGAAGTTTGTTGCCCTTCCTGGCGAAAGTGGTGAGCTCGGTATTTTGCGTGGCCACACCTCATTAATTACACGTATTCGTCCTGGTTCTGTTCGCATTGAAAAGGCGAACGGCGATGAGGAGTTTGTGTTTGTTGCTGGTGGCTACTTAGAGGTTCAGCCAGATCGCGTTACCGTTTTAGCAGACACAGCTATTCGTGGCCATGATTTGGATGAAGCAAAAGCAATAGAAGCAAAGAAACGCGCAGAAGAAGCGATGCAAAATCGTGGTACTGACTTTGACCTGGCGCTAGCTCAGTCCGAGTTTGCTATGGCTGCAGCTCAGCTTGCAGCAATTGCACGTCTCCGTCGTAAAAAGTAA
- the atpE gene encoding F0F1 ATP synthase subunit C, giving the protein MQQFLANIQGFTAVCIGIIIGLGAIGACLGIALMGGKYIEACARQPELMEPLQTKMFLLAGLIDAAFLIGVGVAMLFAFANPLLAVIK; this is encoded by the coding sequence ATGCAACAATTTCTCGCAAACATTCAAGGTTTCACAGCGGTCTGTATCGGTATCATCATCGGCCTCGGCGCGATCGGTGCTTGCTTAGGTATCGCATTGATGGGTGGTAAGTACATCGAAGCATGTGCACGTCAACCAGAATTGATGGAGCCACTCCAAACGAAGATGTTCCTCTTGGCTGGTTTGATCGACGCTGCGTTCTTGATCGGCGTTGGTGTTGCAATGTTGTTTGCTTTCGCAAACCCACTGCTCGCAGTTATTAAGTAA
- a CDS encoding ParB/RepB/Spo0J family partition protein: MVAIKKKGLGRGLEALLGEKIPQVNSTAEINRLPLTALQAGKYQPRQKMEAGALQELADSIREQGVMQPLLVRLVGAGKYEIIAGERRFRAATIAGLKEVPVLVSAADDQAAAAMALVENMQREDLNPLEESQGLARLIEEFGFTHEQAAKAVGKSRSAISNLLRLAQLAKPVQAMLLAGDIDMGHARVLLPFPGVSQVALAQKISAQSLSVRETERMAAALVIAGGQIGDKKTKTRLGTAGPRVDPDMRRLTQEIADLIGLSAEFRFKGKGGELCIRFSQFDELDSLLKKLGIEA; the protein is encoded by the coding sequence ATGGTTGCTATAAAGAAAAAAGGTTTAGGCAGAGGTTTAGAAGCATTGCTTGGCGAGAAAATACCACAAGTAAACTCCACCGCAGAAATTAATCGTTTGCCCTTGACAGCATTGCAAGCCGGCAAATATCAGCCACGACAAAAAATGGAAGCCGGCGCTCTTCAAGAACTAGCGGATAGCATTCGCGAGCAAGGAGTAATGCAGCCATTGCTAGTGCGTTTGGTTGGCGCAGGTAAGTACGAAATCATTGCCGGCGAGAGGCGTTTTCGTGCGGCAACGATAGCCGGTTTAAAAGAGGTTCCTGTTTTGGTTTCTGCTGCGGATGACCAAGCAGCAGCAGCAATGGCCTTAGTAGAGAACATGCAGCGTGAAGATTTAAATCCACTGGAAGAATCACAAGGACTTGCACGACTCATTGAGGAGTTCGGCTTTACCCATGAGCAAGCCGCAAAAGCTGTCGGAAAGTCCCGGAGCGCGATTAGTAATCTTTTGCGTTTGGCCCAGCTAGCAAAGCCTGTACAGGCAATGCTCTTGGCTGGCGATATTGATATGGGGCATGCTCGCGTACTACTCCCTTTTCCTGGTGTCAGCCAAGTAGCTTTGGCTCAAAAAATTTCCGCACAGAGCCTATCTGTACGTGAAACGGAGAGAATGGCAGCGGCTCTGGTGATTGCCGGGGGTCAGATTGGGGATAAAAAAACCAAAACAAGGCTTGGCACCGCAGGGCCAAGGGTTGACCCAGACATGAGACGTTTAACCCAAGAAATTGCAGATTTGATTGGATTGAGCGCTGAATTTAGGTTCAAAGGCAAAGGCGGAGAGCTTTGCATTCGATTTAGTCAATTTGATGAGCTCGATTCCTTATTAAAAAAGTTGGGTATCGAGGCATAA
- a CDS encoding F0F1 ATP synthase subunit B: MNLNATLFAQMIVFFVLWWVVARFVWPPLVKALDERSSKIADGLAAAERGKEVLALASNEAEQELNKARQEGVQRVAEAEKRAQMSAEEIRTNAQAEAARIISQAKQDADQQITRAREVLRAEVALLAVKGAEQILRRAVDAKAHGQLLDQLKAEL, translated from the coding sequence GTGAATCTGAACGCGACCCTATTCGCGCAAATGATCGTTTTCTTCGTCTTATGGTGGGTAGTTGCACGTTTTGTGTGGCCACCTCTAGTGAAGGCATTAGATGAGCGTTCAAGCAAAATTGCTGACGGCCTTGCTGCTGCAGAGCGTGGTAAGGAAGTGCTTGCGTTGGCTAGCAATGAAGCTGAGCAAGAATTAAACAAAGCACGCCAAGAAGGTGTTCAACGTGTAGCCGAAGCAGAAAAACGTGCACAAATGTCTGCGGAAGAAATTCGCACTAATGCACAAGCGGAAGCCGCTCGAATCATTTCTCAAGCAAAGCAAGATGCGGACCAACAAATTACGCGCGCTCGTGAAGTGTTGCGTGCTGAAGTTGCTCTACTTGCCGTTAAAGGTGCTGAGCAAATTTTGCGTCGTGCAGTTGACGCAAAAGCGCACGGCCAATTACTTGATCAATTAAAGGCAGAACTTTGA
- a CDS encoding F0F1 ATP synthase subunit delta, whose amino-acid sequence MADLATIARPYAEALFQSAKPAELAGCLEQLNELAQLAAMPEIAALSNDPKVTADDLSRLLSGMVKTKLDPKVASFLNLVNQNHRLAAVPEIAHQFEAMKNKSEGAAEVRITSAFPLEGSALTDLLSSLKKRFGGKELRPTVQVDPALIGGVRVQVGDEVMDSSVKAQLAQMQASLGA is encoded by the coding sequence ATGGCTGATTTAGCCACTATTGCACGTCCTTATGCTGAAGCGCTTTTCCAAAGCGCTAAGCCAGCTGAGCTTGCTGGTTGTTTGGAGCAGTTAAATGAATTGGCGCAGCTCGCTGCTATGCCAGAAATTGCTGCCCTTTCAAATGATCCAAAGGTTACCGCTGATGATTTAAGCAGGCTACTGTCTGGCATGGTGAAAACCAAGCTTGATCCGAAAGTAGCCAGCTTTTTAAATCTTGTGAATCAAAACCACCGCTTAGCAGCCGTTCCGGAAATTGCGCATCAATTTGAAGCAATGAAGAACAAGAGCGAAGGTGCAGCAGAAGTAAGAATTACCAGCGCATTCCCTTTAGAGGGTTCTGCGCTAACTGATTTGTTGTCAAGTTTGAAAAAGCGCTTTGGGGGTAAAGAATTGCGCCCAACTGTTCAAGTTGATCCAGCATTGATTGGCGGTGTCCGCGTTCAAGTTGGTGATGAAGTAATGGATAGTTCTGTGAAAGCACAGTTAGCTCAAATGCAAGCAAGTCTTGGCGCATAA
- the hemE gene encoding uroporphyrinogen decarboxylase, whose protein sequence is MSLLLNDRFLKACLGEAVDQTPLWLMRQAGRYLPEYNATRAKAGSFLGLAKNPAYATEVTLQPLDRYPLDAAILFSDILTIPDAMGLGLKFTAGEGPSFDHPLRTEEAVKKLRAADINELKYVFDAVSEIRKALIQDGKQRVPLIGFSGSPWTLACYMIDGSSSDDFRHAKTMMFSRPDLLQHILDINAQSVAAYLNEQVRAGAQALMIFDTWGGMLPDGWYQTMSLASMQKVISLLLRDYAGNKIPVIMFTKGGAIWLNDMAHAAADVIALDWTMSLSRARKQLLGLNKPLALQGNLDPLILFSKPADIAKQASAVLDDLASAPTLKPGLHPLDGHVFNLGHGISQFTPSESVSALAETVISRSRAIRSKQ, encoded by the coding sequence ATCTCATTGCTGTTAAATGATCGGTTTTTAAAGGCCTGCCTGGGCGAAGCAGTTGATCAAACGCCGCTTTGGCTCATGCGCCAAGCCGGTCGATATCTCCCTGAATACAACGCTACGCGCGCTAAAGCAGGAAGTTTTCTTGGTCTCGCAAAAAATCCTGCATATGCCACTGAAGTAACGCTTCAGCCATTGGATCGATATCCATTGGATGCAGCCATTTTGTTTTCTGATATTTTGACCATCCCCGATGCAATGGGTTTGGGCTTGAAATTTACAGCTGGCGAAGGCCCTAGCTTTGATCACCCATTGCGCACTGAAGAAGCTGTTAAAAAATTGCGTGCAGCGGATATAAACGAGCTCAAATATGTATTTGATGCGGTATCCGAAATTCGTAAAGCATTAATACAAGACGGGAAGCAACGTGTGCCGTTGATAGGCTTCTCTGGAAGCCCGTGGACATTGGCGTGCTACATGATTGATGGTTCTAGTTCTGACGATTTTCGTCATGCTAAGACAATGATGTTTAGTCGCCCCGATCTTCTGCAACATATCTTAGATATTAATGCTCAATCTGTTGCTGCTTATCTAAACGAACAGGTGAGGGCTGGTGCTCAGGCGCTCATGATTTTTGATACTTGGGGTGGAATGCTTCCCGATGGTTGGTATCAAACGATGTCTCTTGCATCCATGCAAAAGGTGATTAGTTTGCTGCTAAGAGATTATGCCGGAAATAAAATTCCTGTGATTATGTTTACGAAGGGTGGCGCTATTTGGTTGAACGATATGGCACACGCTGCGGCAGATGTCATTGCATTGGATTGGACGATGTCGCTCAGTCGCGCTCGCAAACAATTGCTCGGGTTAAATAAGCCTCTAGCATTGCAAGGCAATTTAGACCCGCTCATCTTGTTTTCAAAACCTGCAGATATTGCAAAACAAGCCAGCGCCGTACTAGATGATCTGGCTAGCGCCCCAACCCTAAAGCCTGGCTTACACCCGCTTGATGGGCATGTATTTAATTTGGGCCACGGCATTTCTCAATTTACCCCGTCAGAAAGCGTTTCTGCTTTAGCCGAAACGGTGATTTCTCGCTCCAGGGCTATTAGATCAAAGCAGTAA
- the atpA gene encoding F0F1 ATP synthase subunit alpha yields the protein MQLNPSEISELIKSRISELGVDSQVRNEGTVISVTDGICRVHGLSGVMQGEMLGFPNNTIGLALNLERDSVGAVVLGEYTHIKEGDPVKCTGRILEVPVGPELLGRVVNALGQPIDGKGPINTKLTDFIEKVAPGVIARQSVSQPVQTGLKAIDAMVPIGRGQRELIIGDRQTGKTAVAVDAIINQKGKGVYCVYVAIGQKASTIANVVRKLTENGAMDYTIVVAASASESAAMQYLSAYAGCTMGEYFRDRGEDALIVYDDLTKQAVAYRQISLLLRRPPGREAYPGDVFYLHSRLLERAARVNADYVEKFTNGAVKGKTGSLTALPIIETQAGDVSAFVPTNVISITDGQIFLETDLFNAGIRPAINAGISVSRVGGAAQTKVIKKLSGGIRTDLAQYRELAAFAQFASDLDEATRKQLERGRRVTELCKQAQYKPLQVWEMAASLYAVNNGFFDGLEVKNVLTFEKGLQDHLKSKYADLVGRIEDTKDLSKEDEAALRAAIEDYKRSAAF from the coding sequence ATGCAACTCAACCCTTCCGAGATCAGCGAACTGATCAAAAGCCGAATTAGCGAATTGGGCGTTGACTCCCAAGTTCGCAATGAAGGCACTGTAATTTCAGTGACTGACGGTATTTGCCGCGTACACGGTTTGTCTGGTGTGATGCAGGGCGAAATGTTGGGGTTTCCAAACAACACAATCGGCCTCGCACTAAACCTTGAGCGCGATTCTGTTGGTGCTGTTGTCTTGGGTGAGTACACCCACATTAAAGAAGGCGACCCTGTTAAATGTACCGGCCGCATTTTGGAAGTTCCAGTTGGCCCCGAGTTGCTCGGACGCGTGGTCAATGCGCTTGGTCAGCCGATTGATGGCAAGGGCCCAATTAATACAAAGTTAACGGACTTTATTGAAAAAGTTGCTCCAGGTGTTATTGCACGTCAGTCGGTTAGCCAGCCAGTTCAAACCGGCTTGAAGGCGATTGATGCGATGGTTCCAATTGGCCGCGGTCAGCGCGAATTGATCATTGGCGACCGTCAAACTGGTAAGACAGCGGTTGCGGTTGATGCGATCATTAACCAAAAAGGTAAAGGCGTTTATTGCGTTTACGTGGCGATCGGTCAAAAAGCCTCTACGATTGCGAACGTTGTTCGTAAGCTTACAGAAAACGGCGCAATGGATTACACCATTGTGGTTGCAGCAAGCGCTTCCGAGTCTGCAGCGATGCAGTACCTTTCTGCATACGCAGGCTGCACAATGGGCGAATACTTCCGTGATCGCGGTGAAGATGCATTGATTGTTTACGATGACTTGACTAAGCAAGCGGTTGCTTACCGTCAAATCTCCTTGTTGCTCCGCCGCCCACCAGGCCGCGAAGCTTATCCTGGCGACGTGTTTTACCTCCACTCACGCTTGCTCGAGCGCGCTGCTCGTGTAAATGCCGACTATGTTGAGAAGTTCACAAACGGCGCGGTTAAAGGTAAGACTGGCTCATTGACAGCATTGCCAATTATTGAGACTCAAGCAGGTGACGTTTCTGCATTCGTTCCAACCAACGTGATTTCGATTACTGATGGTCAGATCTTCTTGGAAACGGACTTGTTTAACGCCGGTATTCGTCCAGCGATTAACGCCGGTATTTCTGTTTCTCGTGTTGGTGGTGCAGCTCAAACCAAGGTAATTAAGAAGCTGTCCGGCGGTATTCGTACCGACTTGGCGCAGTATCGTGAATTGGCAGCGTTTGCGCAGTTCGCGTCTGACCTTGATGAGGCAACCCGTAAGCAGCTCGAGCGTGGTCGTCGTGTTACTGAATTGTGTAAGCAGGCGCAATATAAACCACTCCAAGTATGGGAAATGGCCGCTTCACTATACGCTGTTAACAATGGCTTCTTCGATGGCCTTGAAGTGAAAAATGTTTTGACGTTTGAAAAAGGCTTGCAAGATCACTTGAAATCAAAGTACGCTGATTTAGTTGGCCGCATTGAAGATACTAAAGATTTGAGCAAAGAAGACGAGGCCGCTTTGCGTGCTGCGATTGAGGACTACAAGCGTTCAGCAGCCTTCTAA
- the rsmG gene encoding 16S rRNA (guanine(527)-N(7))-methyltransferase RsmG, protein MTDSLLSLGIKELGLNLTDGNVADLEHFLQEMGRWNQVHNLTAIENEKDSVRLHIIDSIAILPVLRHFLSIPSPKIADLGSGGGLPAIPMAIIQPEWRLTLIEAIRKKTAFLQHVRGKLKLQNAEILSERVENVAVQQAAQFDAVISRAFTNLARFLELSMPFLKPDGLVFALKSKRADEEMAAVSRENWRLLADEALFIPNAAVERRLLVFTPMRKSSS, encoded by the coding sequence ATGACTGATTCGCTGCTTAGCTTGGGAATCAAAGAACTAGGCCTAAATTTAACGGATGGCAATGTTGCGGACCTAGAGCATTTCTTGCAAGAAATGGGCCGCTGGAATCAGGTGCATAACCTCACGGCGATTGAAAACGAAAAGGATTCTGTTCGGTTGCATATCATTGATTCCATTGCAATTTTACCGGTATTGCGGCACTTTTTAAGCATTCCTTCACCAAAGATTGCCGACCTTGGTTCGGGCGGGGGGTTGCCCGCCATTCCGATGGCAATTATTCAGCCAGAATGGCGTTTAACGTTAATTGAGGCGATTCGTAAGAAAACTGCTTTTTTGCAACATGTACGCGGTAAATTAAAGCTACAAAATGCAGAAATATTGAGCGAAAGAGTAGAAAATGTTGCGGTACAACAAGCGGCGCAATTTGATGCTGTTATTTCTCGTGCATTCACAAACCTGGCACGCTTTTTAGAGCTTTCCATGCCATTTTTAAAGCCTGATGGTCTCGTGTTTGCGTTGAAATCAAAGCGAGCTGACGAAGAGATGGCCGCAGTCTCTAGGGAAAATTGGCGTTTGCTCGCAGATGAGGCCTTATTCATCCCCAATGCGGCTGTTGAGCGCCGTCTTTTGGTATTCACCCCCATGCGAAAATCATCTTCTTAA
- the atpD gene encoding F0F1 ATP synthase subunit beta, producing the protein MSNGNIVQCIGPVVDIQFPRDKMPNIFDALTLVESGEKSFAEKGLTFEVQQQIGDGVVRAIAMGASDGLRRGMEVKSTGKPISVPVGPATLGRIMDVLGRLIDDAGPVATEERRAIHQPAPKFDELSPSVDLLETGIKVIDLVCPFAKGGKVGLFGGAGVGKTVNMMELINNIAKQHSGLSVFAGVGERTREGNDFYHEMKESNVIDKVAMVFGQMNEPPGNRLRVALTGLTMAEAFRDEGRDILFFVDNIYRYILAGTEVSALLGRMPSAVGYQPTLAEEMGKLQERITSTKTGSVTSIQAVYVPADDLTDPSPATTFLHLDSTVVLSRDIAALGIYPAVDPLDSTSRQLDPQVVGQEHYEVARSVQMILQRYKELRDIIAILGMDELSPEDKLAVARARKIQRFLSQPFHVAEVFTGSPGKYVPLKETIRGFKMIVSGELDHLPEQAFYMVGSIDEAIEKAKKL; encoded by the coding sequence ATGAGTAACGGAAATATCGTGCAATGTATCGGTCCAGTGGTGGACATTCAGTTCCCACGCGACAAAATGCCAAACATTTTTGATGCGTTGACATTAGTTGAAAGCGGCGAAAAATCATTTGCTGAAAAAGGGTTGACCTTTGAAGTTCAGCAACAAATCGGCGACGGTGTAGTTCGCGCGATTGCGATGGGCGCGAGCGATGGTCTGCGTCGTGGCATGGAAGTGAAATCTACTGGTAAGCCAATTTCTGTTCCTGTGGGTCCAGCTACATTGGGCCGCATTATGGACGTTTTGGGTCGCCTAATTGATGACGCGGGTCCGGTTGCGACTGAAGAGCGTCGCGCAATTCACCAGCCAGCTCCTAAGTTTGACGAGCTCTCCCCTTCCGTTGATCTCTTAGAAACCGGTATTAAGGTTATTGACTTGGTTTGCCCGTTTGCTAAGGGCGGTAAGGTCGGCTTGTTCGGTGGGGCGGGTGTTGGTAAGACCGTGAACATGATGGAATTGATTAACAACATCGCTAAGCAACACTCTGGTTTGTCCGTGTTTGCTGGTGTGGGTGAGCGTACTCGTGAGGGTAACGACTTCTACCACGAGATGAAAGAATCTAACGTTATCGATAAAGTGGCGATGGTGTTTGGTCAGATGAACGAGCCTCCTGGAAACCGTCTGCGCGTTGCGTTGACGGGTTTGACAATGGCTGAAGCGTTCCGCGACGAAGGCCGTGATATCCTGTTCTTCGTTGACAATATTTACCGTTATATCTTGGCCGGTACCGAAGTTTCCGCGTTGCTAGGTCGTATGCCTTCTGCTGTGGGTTATCAACCCACATTGGCTGAAGAGATGGGTAAATTGCAAGAGCGTATTACCTCTACCAAGACTGGTTCTGTGACATCTATTCAGGCCGTTTATGTTCCTGCGGATGACTTGACCGATCCATCACCTGCAACAACCTTCTTGCACTTAGACTCCACTGTTGTGTTGTCACGCGATATTGCTGCTTTGGGTATCTACCCAGCGGTTGATCCATTGGATTCAACCAGCCGACAGCTTGACCCACAAGTGGTTGGTCAAGAGCACTATGAAGTGGCACGCTCAGTACAGATGATTTTGCAGCGCTACAAAGAATTGCGCGACATTATTGCAATTTTGGGCATGGACGAATTGTCTCCAGAAGACAAATTGGCTGTAGCCCGTGCTCGTAAAATCCAACGTTTCTTGTCCCAGCCTTTCCACGTTGCTGAGGTGTTTACTGGTTCACCAGGCAAATACGTTCCATTGAAAGAAACCATCCGTGGTTTCAAGATGATCGTTAGTGGTGAGTTGGATCACTTGCCTGAGCAAGCGTTTTACATGGTGGGCTCAATTGATGAAGCCATCGAGAAAGCGAAGAAGCTTTAA
- the atpB gene encoding F0F1 ATP synthase subunit A — MSSEVHQAHEAAEQMTPTAYISEHLQNLTSSGGPQSSIIDFSVVNLDTVFWALLMGFIAAFILLIAARRATPGVPGRFQCLVEMIVEMVNTQAKSIVHGNRTFIAPLALFVFFWVILLNTLDLIPVDWVLGVNHFIKSFGVQVPHHRLVPTTDLNATMGMSLSVLILVFFYSFKIKGVGGFLRELISTPFGAKWCLAPFNLALNIIEYLAKGVSLGMRLFGNMYAGELVFLLIALLGSVWTFNLDLSLFGLVGHVIAGSAWAIFHILVVLLQAFIFMMLALVYIGQAHSHH, encoded by the coding sequence ATGTCTAGCGAAGTACACCAAGCCCACGAGGCAGCTGAGCAAATGACGCCAACAGCGTACATTTCTGAGCACTTACAAAACCTCACCAGTTCTGGCGGCCCGCAGTCGTCAATCATAGATTTCAGCGTTGTGAATTTAGATACCGTGTTTTGGGCCTTACTCATGGGCTTTATTGCGGCATTTATTTTGTTAATTGCTGCGCGTCGCGCAACTCCTGGCGTTCCAGGGCGTTTTCAGTGCTTAGTGGAAATGATTGTGGAGATGGTAAATACGCAAGCTAAAAGTATTGTTCATGGCAATCGCACTTTTATTGCCCCGCTCGCGCTTTTTGTATTTTTCTGGGTGATTCTGTTAAACACCCTTGACTTAATTCCAGTAGATTGGGTGTTGGGCGTGAATCATTTCATCAAAAGTTTTGGTGTGCAGGTACCCCATCACAGATTGGTTCCTACTACTGATTTGAATGCCACGATGGGCATGTCACTTTCGGTATTGATTTTGGTTTTTTTCTACAGCTTCAAAATCAAGGGCGTTGGCGGTTTCTTGCGCGAACTCATTTCCACGCCGTTTGGAGCGAAATGGTGCTTGGCACCGTTCAACCTTGCTTTGAACATTATCGAATATTTAGCAAAAGGCGTTTCTTTGGGAATGCGACTTTTTGGAAACATGTACGCTGGTGAGTTGGTGTTCTTGTTGATCGCCTTGCTCGGAAGTGTGTGGACATTTAATTTAGATTTATCCCTGTTCGGATTGGTGGGCCATGTTATTGCTGGATCAGCATGGGCCATCTTCCACATTTTGGTTGTTTTGTTGCAAGCCTTTATTTTTATGATGTTGGCTTTGGTTTACATCGGGCAAGCACATAGCCATCACTAA
- a CDS encoding ParA family protein gives MAKIFCIANQKGGVGKTTTAVNLAAGLSGLGRRVLLADLDPQGNATMGSGVEKANLDNSVYQVLIGMASVNECAQRCESFGYDVLPANRDLAGAEIELVDIDARESRLKDALAKVDGDYDFVLIDCPPALSLLTLNGLCAADGVIVPMQCEYFALEGLSDLVNTIKQVHANLNPDLVIIGLLRVMFDARMTLQQQVSEQLLKHFGDKVFKTIIPRNVRLAEAPSYGHPGVAFDKSSRGAKAYLEFGAEMIERIKHM, from the coding sequence ATGGCAAAAATATTCTGTATTGCAAATCAAAAAGGCGGTGTTGGTAAAACCACAACGGCAGTGAATTTAGCTGCAGGTTTGTCTGGTTTAGGGCGGCGGGTTTTATTGGCGGACTTGGATCCACAGGGTAACGCCACAATGGGGTCTGGAGTTGAAAAAGCCAATCTAGACAATAGCGTTTATCAGGTGCTTATTGGAATGGCATCTGTTAACGAATGTGCCCAACGGTGCGAGAGCTTTGGTTACGACGTGCTTCCCGCAAACCGGGATTTAGCTGGTGCCGAAATTGAATTAGTCGATATTGATGCGCGCGAATCTCGCCTAAAAGATGCTCTTGCAAAAGTAGATGGCGATTACGATTTTGTATTGATTGATTGCCCGCCTGCACTATCGCTTTTAACGTTGAACGGATTATGTGCAGCAGATGGCGTGATTGTTCCAATGCAGTGTGAATATTTTGCACTGGAGGGTTTATCTGATTTGGTAAATACCATCAAACAAGTTCACGCCAATCTAAATCCAGATCTCGTCATCATTGGTCTTTTGCGCGTAATGTTTGATGCGCGGATGACATTGCAACAACAAGTATCCGAGCAACTTCTCAAGCACTTTGGCGACAAGGTTTTTAAGACGATTATTCCGCGTAATGTGAGATTGGCTGAAGCCCCATCATATGGGCATCCCGGAGTTGCTTTTGATAAATCTTCGCGTGGTGCAAAAGCCTATTTAGAGTTTGGCGCCGAGATGATTGAGCGCATTAAACACATGTAA